The Fluviispira sanaruensis sequence TTAATATATTTTTACCCTTCAATTTCTCGTTATTTTTAATTTCTGATTCATTCCAAGAAAAAAGAGTGGTGGATAAATCAGCCCAACAGAAAGAAGTCCAAACTTTTGAATCTAAAGTTTCGATAAAACTAAATACATCTGCTGGTGAATGAAAATTTTCTAAAGCCGTTATCTTTATAGGTTGTGACTGGGGTGTGTTTGTCTCAAAGTCAAATTCTGAAAAGAAAAAGGATTCTCTTACATTTAAACTACAGCCTTTTAATGTTGCTTCTGGAGATCTTCCATTTAATTTAAAAATCCCTTCTTCATGATCGATAACGGATCCAATATCTTCTGTTATTATTGAAGGCCATGACTCCATATTCAATGAATCAATAAACCCTAAAAAACCTACTTCATTTATTTTTAAAATTTTTCTTTCTTTTAAATTAATTGCTATTGGTACAAGGGTTTTATTGCATATAAATGTTCCATCATGTGGAGATTTACATGACCAAGCTTGTGAAGCTAATTCGCACATTCCATATTCGGATAAAAATAAAAAATCGTTTACTGCTCCATAAGTTTTTTTAAATATTACTTTAGTTTCTTCAAGAGAGAAATTTTGTGTTCTACCTTTTGTACCTCCTGTATCTATAATTACCAATTTATTTCCTTTAAATAATTTATCTATATTATTTTTCTGCACATATTCTGTTACAAGCAAATGATGAAATGTTGTACCAAAAATAACCACTTGATTATATAAAGAGCTATTCGCTAATAATTTATTTAGATTCGTGCAATCTTTTTCTACATCACAATAAATAATATTAATACCAAAACTTTTATACATAGATATCATTGCAGCTAATGAACTTTTATTCCAAATTTCTTTTGGAGGAATAAGACTGATTATTGGAATATTTTTGTCTAGATTTTGTTTTTTTAAAAAACGCTTAAATCCATCGAGTGAATGTTTAGCATATAAATCTAATCTCTGTGGTGTAAAAGTATGTTTAGCTTGAATCATATTTGTGCTGCCACTTGAGTAAAATATAGTATTTTCATCTAGCTCAGAGCCCACATGCAAATTAAAATCGCGAAAACAGCGAATAGGTAAAAAAGGTAAATTATTTTTAATATTTGGATTTGAAAAATAGATATCTATAAAAAAACTTTGCAGCTTTGGGTTGACCGTTATGAGTGCTTGTTTTTGTTTGACCATATGTTTCAAAATATCAGCATTTAGAAATTCATTCATTTTAGACCTACTCATTAAAGATTAATTATTAATATCTCATTCTGTTCAAGGAGGAAAGTGTAACCTTTCTCTATTTATTTGCCTCGAATACTTGCCAATATATGCAATTTGCATTAATTATATGCTTGTTTGATTTTTTTTTCAAAGGATTATAAATGCAAAAAGACTCCTTAGACATCCTCCCAGCTCCTGTTACGAAAAAGTCCTCTAAACGTTCTCTGCTCGGTTTTTTCTTTTTGTGTATTGGTTTTATTTTATTGGATCAATCTACCAAACTTTGGTCTGAAAAACATTTTTTGGTAAGTTCATCTACAACAGATATTCGCACTTATTACCCGAGCTCACAACATATTTTTACTCTAGGATCTCCTGTCAATTGGCTCGATTTTAACACAACGTATGTTAGAAATACAGGTGCAGCATGGGGTTTTCTAGGAAATTTACCTGAAAATATTCGTCCATACTTCTTTTATATTTTAACAATAGTTGCCATGATTGTTATCCTCATTTTCTTTTTTAAAACAAAAGCTGATCTGCTCAGCACTCGACTTGGTATTGCATTTATTTTTGCCGGGGCTGCAGGAAATTTCATAGACCGCCTTTGGTTACACTATGTAATAGACTGGATTCATGTAGAATGGAGTTTATTGAGTTGGCAATACGATTATCCTGTTTTTAATATTGCAGACTGCTGTGTAACGATTGGGGTGATTATTCTTCTCATCGATACTGTGCGTGAAGAATTACAAGCAAGAAAATTAAGAAAACTCAAAAAAGATTGACACCAAGCTCTTTCCGTAAATGTTAAAAGAATCAAACAATGCGGAGTGATATTATATGGCTCAACAATTTCTGAAAAACTCGACCCATCGCGTAAATGAAATATTTCAAGCAGGCATAACAGAAGCTCTCAATGCGCAAGTTAAAATGCTCATTCCAGAGTTTCTTTTATTCGCCTTAATGGAACAAAAAGATTCCATCGCTTTAAAAATAGCCGTTGAATGTAAACTCGACGAAGTTTTGGTAAAAACATCTATTATAAATGGAATATATGACAGCATCAATCAACTTCAGAAAAAACAAGAAACGCATTTTCCCCATATGCGCGACGCAACAGGCATGTATGGGTCACCTGAAGTCGCATATCTACTGGAAAAAGCGGATCTTGAGCGAAAAAATTTTGGGGATGCTTATATTAGCACAGGTACTTTATTTCTGGCATTTTTTGATACGCGCTTAAATTCTAGAGATATTTTATTAAAATCAGGCCTTATTTATGAAGATACGCGCAAAGCTCTGCTCGATGTGCGCGGCAATCATCGCGTCACGAATCGTGATGATGAAGCAAAGCAAAGTGCATTGAGTCAATATACCCGCGATATCACAGCAATGGCTCGGAGAGGTGAGCTTGATCCCGTGAGCTGTCGTGACAATGAAATAGAAAGAGTTGTCCAAGTGCTTTCCCGCCGGAAAAAAAACAACCCCGTACTTATTGGCGAACCAGGTGTTGGAAAAACTGTCATTATTGAAGGATTGGCGCAAAGAATTGTCGACCTCGAAGTTCCCGATCATCTTGTTGGCAAAAGAATTCTCAGCCTTGAAATGGCAGACCTCGTTGCAGGCAGCAAAATGCACGGAGAGTTTGAAGAAAGATTAAAAGCCATAAAAGAAGAAATCATTGCCCTCGAAGGACAAGTTATCTTATTTATCGATGAAATTCACACTGTGGTTGGTGCGGGACGCACTATGGGATCTCTCGATGCATCGAATATCTTAAAAGGCTCCTTGGCAACAGGCCAATTGCAATGCGTTGGCGCAACAACTTTTAAAGAATATAAACAATACATAGAAAGTGACAGGGCGCTTGAGCGACGATTTCAACCCATAAAAGTTGAAGAGCCTTCAATCGAAAATGCAAAAGACATATTAAAATCAATCGCAAAAAAATACGAAAAACATCATCAAATTCATTTTAGTCCAGAAGCTCTCGATGCCGCAGTTGAGTTAAGTAACAAATATATTTTCAGCCGAAGCTTACCGGATAAGGCGATCGATTTAATCGATGAAGCGGGTGCATTGAAAAGAATTAAAGTCGTAAGTATACCTGCTGACATTCAAAAACTTGAAAGAGAAAAAGCTAAAAAAGAATTGGAACGCAGCGATTATTTTAATCGTCAAGATTTTGCTATGGTTGCCAATGCACAAATGGAACTGCTCACCCTTGAAAATAAAGTTTCAGAACGCAGAAGGCAGTGGGGTCTCGAAATGAAGCACGAAGACCGCATGGTCACTGCTGAAGACATTGCTACTTTAGTTTCTAAAGTAACAGGCATACCCGTGCAAAGGTTACAGGCTGAAGATCTCGAAAAATTAGCACACATAGAAGATGAACTGGCAAAAAGACTTATCGGACAAAAACATGCCATCCACTCTGTCGCCAATGCTTTGCGCAGAAATAGAATTGGCCTGCGTGAGCGCAAAGCACCGATTGGCAGTTTCTTTTTTTTAGGACCAACGGGCGTGGGAAAAACAGAATTGGCAAAAGCCCTGGCAGAATATGTGTTAAATGATGAGCATCGTTTGTTACGTTTTGATATGACGGAATTTATGGAGAGACATGAAACTTCAAAACTAATAGGTTCACCTCCTGGTTATGTTGGCTATGGTGAAGGTGGACAATTAACTGAGAAAATAAAGCGTCAGCCTTACAGTGTCTTATTGTTTGATGAAGTGGAAAAAGCCCATCCAGATGTGTTCAATCTATTTTTACAAATTCTAGATGATGGACGTCTGACCGATGCAGAAGGTCAATATGTCAGTTTTGAAAATACACTTATTATTTTTACGAGTAATATTGGCAGCGAATATATCAGTGAAAATAAAAGAGGGGTGGGATTAGGTGATTTTAATAAAGACCTAAGCAATGCTGAAGTTCGCGATCTTGTCATGGCTGAACTGAAAAAATCTTTTAAACCCGAGTTTATAAACAGACTGGATGAAGTGATAGTCTTCGAAAAATTAAATAAAGAAGATATTCTAAAAATTCTTGAACTCAATCTTGAACAATTAGCCGAAAAAGTTAAACATCAAGGACTTGATTTAATCATAAACGATGAGGCAAAAGTATTCTTGGCAGAAAAAGGTTTTGATCCTATCTATGGAGCCCGACCATTGCGCAGGTTATTAGAAACAGAAATAGAAAATAAAATCGCCCAAGAAATAATTAACAAAGGTAAAGATAAAGATTCTGGACTCGTGAATGGAAAAGAATTGAAAATTGAATTGCAGAAAAAACCTCAACCTCAATTAAATGTCAGTATTAATTAAAAAATAGACCAATTAAAAATGACTCACCCTTTTATATCTAACTTTTACACGGCTAAAATTAAGCATGAATAATATAAAACCATTTTATTTATTCATCGGTACCGATTAAAAAAATACTGATATTTTTGATTTGGATTTTTGTTTGAAAAAATGTGATTTGATTCACCACTTTTTAAGTTATTATTTAATGTGAAAAAAAATAATTCTTATAATATCTTTAAAATTGTTAGGGATATTAGGAGCTAAGAAAGTATATCTTCCAAATATACCAGTAGATGCCAATGGAATTATAGTATTCTCAAATATTAATTCCGCTCTCTATATATTCGCAACAGTATTAATTTTGTAATTCAATTTGACAGTACTATTAAGAATAATTCTATAATTTAAATTACATTATTTATTAAATTCTACACAATTATAATCATCAATTGAACAAGCAGATCCATATTCATGAATTGCATATAAATTATCATAAGTTATAACTAAATTACCTTGAGTTTCATTTGAATAAACATAACCAATTATTGCCAAAGAAGAAACAGAATAAGCAAAAGTTCAGAATATCTCAAGTGGCATTTGTATTATAAATATTATCGAATTATATAAAATTTCTAAATATTATATTGCTTTTTCTTCTACAGTCGCATGTATAAATTCGCCCGAAGGAGACTGTGCATCAATATTAGATTGAACACCTTTGTCTGTAACAGGCAATGCTCTTGCAAGTTCTAATTTTGCAAAAGAAGAACCTAAAGAAGAATTGTTTAAGAGGTAATTAAACCCATTTGAATTATTTGGATCTAAAAAATGCTCAAGTAAAGGCGCTTGTGTATAAAAACCAAGCATTAAATTATAATAACCAACGACCTGATCATACTCTTTTGGCAAAAAGATCAAATTTGTTGAATAGGTTTTAATGTCTTGTACAGATGCTGAATGCTGCCATGACTGAGAAATAGTCGTAGATATATTAGCATTAAAAAAACCTTCATCTGTTCCCATTGACACTCCAAGTTGGTAGCCTAAACTTGCTGTGTCGGTGGTTGTCAGCCCGTGTGAAATTGAATAAGTATTGTCAATTTGTGTACCAGCGCCCATCAAGCTATCCCATTGTAGTTTCCAGAAAGTACCAGCACTTTGTGTTTCTGAACCATCAAAGATTTGATTCTTGTTACCGTTAACAGAAAGAATTTTTAGTTTCGGATCAATCATGAAATAAGCAATTGGATCCCCATATTTTACTTTGTAACTATAATGCGTCGACCAATCATTCTTAGGAATAATAGCTTTGAAATAGCTGCCTGGCTTTCTTGGATCTGCTAAATAAGCATCAGAAATGAATTTAAAATCTGAACCATCTGAGGTTTTAGCCACTAATGAAGCATAGAAAGATTGTTGAGTTTCATAATTGCTTAAAAAGAAACCACCAATCATTGAAAAGGAAATTTCGCCATTACATCCACTTACATTCGTGCAAAGAAGCTCAGTAGAAATATTTTTGCCTAATTCTGTTAATAATTTCGGCTGAGCCCAGGTTTTTTTGTTACCTTCTTCAGCGCCCCACGTGTCTGGTAACGCATTATTATGTTCAGTAACATATTCCTGAATATGATCTAAACTTGGTAGCTGGTAACCATTTAATAAGTTTTGTGAATAATAATCATACGATAAAGATCTTTTCAGTCTATTCTTATTGTTTGATTTTATTAAATTATTACCTACAAATATATTATAAACTCCATTTTGATTGTCTCGAGTGTTATGCTGTAATTGACTTGTATGAGCTAATTCCACTGAATATGCAAGATTTGAAGATGTAACAGAAAAAAAAGCAATACTTAGCAATGAAATAATTTTACTATATTTTTGCATTGTCATTTCTATATTCCTTATAAAAGTACTAATACACCTCTTAATAGAGATGATAAATTATTAAATCCTGAATATTGATTTAGGCACGATTTTATTTTATGTAAATTTATCTTACTCATTTTAAGTATATTATACATATATTTATCCATAAATATTAGCATATTATTAAAATAATAATCATTAAAAACCATGAATGTCAAAAAAAATTACAACTTTTGGTTAGCTAGATAACTATTTTCTTATCTTTTTTTCTTTCAAATAAAAACGATTTTGTAAAAAATAAGCTAACTATTCAAAGCTTAGATATGGGTTTTATTCTTCAGGCGATCATCTTCATTTCTTTATATGATTAGAATAGGTATTTCTATCATTATATAGATCCCTTTCTACGAGCTAATTTTCTTTGCTATTTTTTGAGTTTAATTTTACTTTTTAAATTATCTTAGAAAGCATAACTTAATTGATTGTTAGTTTGAAATGGAATTATGAATTGAAGCAAGAGTGGAAAGAGTTTTGGAATGAATGTTCAGGCATATATCTGATGTAAAATATATAATAAAAGCAAGATGTTACTGTTTTTAATTAAATGAATATTTCTTCAATAAACTGCGAAACACAGTTAAATGAGACCTAAGTCGACTGCGGTGGTAGTATTTTACCTGTCACTATTTTCGTAATAGCTGCAGCCATATCTTGTAAATCAAATTCAAAATTCGCTGTTTTCGCATCAATCACGGATTTAGGCATACCATAAACGACACAAGAGCTTTTACTCTCTGCTAAGACCATACCGCCGCGCAACCGCACTGTTTTTGAGCCATCAGCTCCATCACGACCCATACCGGTTAGAACAACAGCAAGGAGATCTTTGCCCATGACTTCAGCGGCTGTTTGAAACAGAACATCTGCAGAGGGCTTGTGGAGAATATTCTTGGGTTCTTCACTGAGGTCGCAGTAAACTCTATTTTGAATTTTCTTAAAAACAACGTGCTTATCGCCAGGAGCAAAGCAAACTTCGCCTGGAACAAAGGTGTGATCATCTTTTGCCACAGAAGTTTTGTGTTTGGACTGTTGCGCAATTCGCTCTGCTAAGGAAGCAACGAATGCAGCTGGCATATGCTGAACAACGACAATTGGCACTGGCATAACAGGCAGCATTGTAAAAAGCTTATGCAATGCTGCTGGTCCACCCGTTGAAACACCAATCACTATTGCCTTTGGAGCCATAAATGGCAATGAAGACACAGGCACAGTCGGCTTATATTGAGCAACTTCCCCTTTGCGTTTGCCAATAACGTAGACGTAAGCATTATTCACACGTTCTTTAAGCATATCTGGTGTAAATGATTTGCCAATTTCTGTTTTAGGAATGTAGTCAAATGCACCTTTTTCCAAGGACTGGAGAGTTGCAGAAGCCGCTTGATTGGTCAAAGTGGAACACATAATGACCGCAGCATCACAAACTTTTTGTAATTGTGGCAAGATTTGTATACCACTTTTTCCTGGCATTTCAATATCTAAAGTAATAACATCTGGCTTCAGTTTTCCTGCAAGTTGTAAGCCTTCATCTGCATTTTTGCCAACTCCCACAACAGTAAATCCAGCTGTTGTCAACATTTGAGTTAACATTGCGCACACTGTAGTTGAGTCATCAATGATGAGAACATTTACTGCCATGAGAAAAACTCCATTAGCTAAGATGCCATATCTTCATCGTCGTTTAATTCATCGGTTCTATTTGATTCTAATTTATCCATTAATTTTTTCCAAATACGGTTGACTGTCGCTATCAATGCTTCACCATTGAATTTGACCACATACTCATCCGCCAAACTCTTTCCTGTTTCTTGATTTGCTCTACCAGAAAGTGAAGTGTGCATGATAATCGGAAGAGAATTGAAACGAGGATCTTTCTTTAAAGTTTGAGTAAAGGCATGGCCATCCATACGTGGCATTTCAACGTCCGTTACTATAACTTGCACAAGATCAGTGAGCTCTCTGCCTTCTTTTTGCGCTTGTTCGTGCAACGCAGCCAGCGTAAAGAGGCCTTCTTCACCATCTGTTGCGGTGATCACACGATAACCATGTTGAGTTAAGAATAATTCCACTTGTGTACGCGCAGTCATACTGTCGTCGACGACAAGCACTGTCTTCGTTTCGTCGTTCGAGCCTTGAACACGGTTGTTCAATTTATCTTCTGTAAAGCGATTGAGAGCATCGGTTTCACCGTTGATCTCAGCCACAATTTTTTCAAAGTCGAGGATAAGAAGCATAAGATCCCGCTCATTATCCTGTCCTTTTGAAAGCTTATGCATACCAGTGACACACCCCCCTTCACGTCCAATTAGACGCGTTGGTGGCAGGATTGCTTCCCATGAAATACGACGGATACGCATAGCCTGATGGACGACAAAGCCAGTAACCAAGCCATTAAATTCACAAATAATAATATTATCAGTGGCTCTTAAAGCATGATTGGCATAGCCTAAATATTTTGCTAAATTTACGATTGGGATAGCTTCTTCACGCAGCTCAAGCAATCCTTCAATACACTCATGGCAGTTTGGCATTTTTGTAAATTGACTGATTTTATTAATTTCACGAACTTTTGCAATATTTATCCCGTAAATACCTTCATATTGAGCAGGTCCTGTGGTATCCGTTCCAATAGGATAATCTTTCAATCTGAAGTCAACAAGTTCGAACTTGTTACTCCCGATCTGCAGCATTCTTTCTTCTTTTTTGCTCTTGGCGATATAAATTGCCATTGCATTTCTCCTAAATGGGCCGGATCAATTCTCATGCTGCTTTAGCATCGACATGACAGGCCGCATAATAAAGCTCTTTTGGCTCGAGCACGAGCACAACCGAGCCATTCCCCATGATACAAGCCCCTGTAAATACGGGAATATTTGCCAAAAAACCACCCAGTGGTTTGATCATTATTTGTTCTTGCCAGTAGAGAACATCCACAAGAATTCCCACTTTTAAGCCATCAATTTGTACGATTACGACAGGGTTAGTTAAACCATCATCTTGATCAGAAGAGTTGTTGTCGGAATCATCAGCTTCTTCACCTGCTTGACTCATTCTCTTCTTCTCAGCATGAATAAAATCATCGAGAATAGAGGGTCTTAAGTTAACAACTTCATTTAAACGTAAAAGTGGAATCACTTCACCACGTAAGTTAATGCTGGGTTGATTATTTAAATTAACAACATCTTTTTTCTCTGCCCGCACAGTTTCAGTGATCACTTCTTGTGGTAGAGCATATGTTTCACCATCAACACCAATTAAAAGTGCTTCAATAACAGCTAAACTCAATGGTAAAATAATTTTAAATTCAGTGCCTTGGCCTGGATTGGTGTCGACAAAAATAGAACCGCTCGATTTACGGATATTATTGCGTACCACGTCCATTCCCACTCCGCGCCCACTCACATCAGTGATTTCGGCTGCAGTGGAAAATCCGCTATGGAAAATAAATTCAATAATATCTTTTTTAGCGAGCATATCTGCTTGCTCTTGCGTCACAATTCCTAAAGTAACAGCTTTATTTTTAACTCTATCTAAATCTATTCCATTTCCATCATCACGCACAACTAACTTTACATTGTTACCTTCATAACCCGCTTTAAGTAACAAAGTTCCTGTATCATTTTTCCCACGTTCTTTGCGCACTTCGGGTGTTTCAATTCCATGGTCAATTGAGTTACGAATGAGGTGCATAATCGGATCTGAAATTGCTTCACTTACAGTTTTATCGAGTTCTGTGTCTTCACCTTCAATAACGAAATTTATTTTCTTATTTAATTTCTTGGCAACATCACGCACAAGTCGAGTGTATTTTGTAAAAACACTTCCCACAGGAACCATGCGTGCATTCATTACACTTTCTTGTAAACGTGCAGATAGGCGCGTGACATGCCCCGTTCCCTCTTTAAATCCTTTGGTAATTTCATTTTCAGGAAGAACTTCTTCGAGTCTATTTGAAAGGTGAACGAAAAGGTTCTTAACCGTAATGAGCTCACCGACGAGATTCATCAATTGATCGAGTTTCTCTTTCTTAAGACGAACAAAGTCATTGGCATCGCTACCTCCGCCATGAGCTGGATCAGCTGGTTTAGCACCTGCTGCGGGAGCACCAGGTTTGGCAGCAGCTGGGGCACCGGGTTTAGCGGCAGTGGCTGCCGGAGTAGCTGCTGCCGCTGCAGGAGCTGCTTTTGCCCCAGGCG is a genomic window containing:
- the lspA gene encoding signal peptidase II, translating into MQKDSLDILPAPVTKKSSKRSLLGFFFLCIGFILLDQSTKLWSEKHFLVSSSTTDIRTYYPSSQHIFTLGSPVNWLDFNTTYVRNTGAAWGFLGNLPENIRPYFFYILTIVAMIVILIFFFKTKADLLSTRLGIAFIFAGAAGNFIDRLWLHYVIDWIHVEWSLLSWQYDYPVFNIADCCVTIGVIILLIDTVREELQARKLRKLKKD
- a CDS encoding ATP-dependent Clp protease ATP-binding subunit, with amino-acid sequence MAQQFLKNSTHRVNEIFQAGITEALNAQVKMLIPEFLLFALMEQKDSIALKIAVECKLDEVLVKTSIINGIYDSINQLQKKQETHFPHMRDATGMYGSPEVAYLLEKADLERKNFGDAYISTGTLFLAFFDTRLNSRDILLKSGLIYEDTRKALLDVRGNHRVTNRDDEAKQSALSQYTRDITAMARRGELDPVSCRDNEIERVVQVLSRRKKNNPVLIGEPGVGKTVIIEGLAQRIVDLEVPDHLVGKRILSLEMADLVAGSKMHGEFEERLKAIKEEIIALEGQVILFIDEIHTVVGAGRTMGSLDASNILKGSLATGQLQCVGATTFKEYKQYIESDRALERRFQPIKVEEPSIENAKDILKSIAKKYEKHHQIHFSPEALDAAVELSNKYIFSRSLPDKAIDLIDEAGALKRIKVVSIPADIQKLEREKAKKELERSDYFNRQDFAMVANAQMELLTLENKVSERRRQWGLEMKHEDRMVTAEDIATLVSKVTGIPVQRLQAEDLEKLAHIEDELAKRLIGQKHAIHSVANALRRNRIGLRERKAPIGSFFFLGPTGVGKTELAKALAEYVLNDEHRLLRFDMTEFMERHETSKLIGSPPGYVGYGEGGQLTEKIKRQPYSVLLFDEVEKAHPDVFNLFLQILDDGRLTDAEGQYVSFENTLIIFTSNIGSEYISENKRGVGLGDFNKDLSNAEVRDLVMAELKKSFKPEFINRLDEVIVFEKLNKEDILKILELNLEQLAEKVKHQGLDLIINDEAKVFLAEKGFDPIYGARPLRRLLETEIENKIAQEIINKGKDKDSGLVNGKELKIELQKKPQPQLNVSIN
- the cheB gene encoding chemotaxis-specific protein-glutamate methyltransferase CheB; the protein is MAVNVLIIDDSTTVCAMLTQMLTTAGFTVVGVGKNADEGLQLAGKLKPDVITLDIEMPGKSGIQILPQLQKVCDAAVIMCSTLTNQAASATLQSLEKGAFDYIPKTEIGKSFTPDMLKERVNNAYVYVIGKRKGEVAQYKPTVPVSSLPFMAPKAIVIGVSTGGPAALHKLFTMLPVMPVPIVVVQHMPAAFVASLAERIAQQSKHKTSVAKDDHTFVPGEVCFAPGDKHVVFKKIQNRVYCDLSEEPKNILHKPSADVLFQTAAEVMGKDLLAVVLTGMGRDGADGSKTVRLRGGMVLAESKSSCVVYGMPKSVIDAKTANFEFDLQDMAAAITKIVTGKILPPQST
- a CDS encoding chemotaxis protein encodes the protein MAIYIAKSKKEERMLQIGSNKFELVDFRLKDYPIGTDTTGPAQYEGIYGINIAKVREINKISQFTKMPNCHECIEGLLELREEAIPIVNLAKYLGYANHALRATDNIIICEFNGLVTGFVVHQAMRIRRISWEAILPPTRLIGREGGCVTGMHKLSKGQDNERDLMLLILDFEKIVAEINGETDALNRFTEDKLNNRVQGSNDETKTVLVVDDSMTARTQVELFLTQHGYRVITATDGEEGLFTLAALHEQAQKEGRELTDLVQVIVTDVEMPRMDGHAFTQTLKKDPRFNSLPIIMHTSLSGRANQETGKSLADEYVVKFNGEALIATVNRIWKKLMDKLESNRTDELNDDEDMAS
- a CDS encoding chemotaxis protein CheA — encoded protein: MSYNEEQMQEIFFQEMREVFEHIDSCILVLEKTPGDLEIIKNLFREVHTLKGSSGVFGLREIADLTHHAEDLLDRMREGKLDPTEEVFSALLRCFDRLKEMMSGAQKKQNLASFDNADIVRQLCDFKEITGEQLQQKVAAGEVAPTPSAENIKPGECPYHISITGADQFFLTGIDPITLVLNCRDISTGTFSLFTNISRVPALTELEPERCYFEFTFNFVSMAEFKTVQDIFEFAIGSSNVKIEMDGVVAGKADAKAGDVKAAVVQAPVPSAPGAKAAPAAAAATPAATAAKPGAPAAAKPGAPAAGAKPADPAHGGGSDANDFVRLKKEKLDQLMNLVGELITVKNLFVHLSNRLEEVLPENEITKGFKEGTGHVTRLSARLQESVMNARMVPVGSVFTKYTRLVRDVAKKLNKKINFVIEGEDTELDKTVSEAISDPIMHLIRNSIDHGIETPEVRKERGKNDTGTLLLKAGYEGNNVKLVVRDDGNGIDLDRVKNKAVTLGIVTQEQADMLAKKDIIEFIFHSGFSTAAEITDVSGRGVGMDVVRNNIRKSSGSIFVDTNPGQGTEFKIILPLSLAVIEALLIGVDGETYALPQEVITETVRAEKKDVVNLNNQPSINLRGEVIPLLRLNEVVNLRPSILDDFIHAEKKRMSQAGEEADDSDNNSSDQDDGLTNPVVIVQIDGLKVGILVDVLYWQEQIMIKPLGGFLANIPVFTGACIMGNGSVVLVLEPKELYYAACHVDAKAA